From Tripterygium wilfordii isolate XIE 37 chromosome 16, ASM1340144v1, whole genome shotgun sequence, one genomic window encodes:
- the LOC119981355 gene encoding protein SPIRAL1-like 5, whose protein sequence is MSRGGSFGGGQSSLGYLFGSDEEKPSPPASRPVNPPPYGVDITPTTMEKPPDSPSSEKDKASNNYHRSQGQNSGNFITDRPSTKVKSVPGGDSSLGYLFGDK, encoded by the exons ATGAGTAGAGGCGGAAGCTTTGGCGGCGGACAGAGCTCGCTGGGCTACCTATTTGGCTCTGATGAAGAAAAGCCTTCACCTCCGGCCTCCCGGCCAGTGAATCCACCACCTTATGGTGTTGATATCACGCCCACCACCATGGAAAAGCCTCCAGATAGTCCTTCCAGTGAAAAAGACAAAGCATCAAACAATTATCACCGATCGCAAGGCCAGAATTCCGGCAACTTCATCACT GATCGTCCGTCCACAAAAGTGAAGTCAGTTCCTGGTGGAGACTCATCGCTTGGCTACTTGTTTGGAGATAAGTAA